One Rosa chinensis cultivar Old Blush chromosome 5, RchiOBHm-V2, whole genome shotgun sequence genomic region harbors:
- the LOC121049055 gene encoding putative disease resistance protein RGA3 produces the protein MVLYTLSLLLFGQVSRVILRRDIALIIKDLNDKLTVIANQRQAYNLQSIERSAEQPERNKSSSFVDISKVFGRDNEKDILISRLLSENSQEERALLVIPIIGMGGVGKTTLTQRVYDDENVKSHFEMRIWVCVSDPFDEIKIAKAITDGNGVSNSDELEAVLQCMSKSIEGKKFLLVLDDVWTQNHTKWEQLELPLMQNCGQGSRIIVTTRKEEVAIIMGATPHMMHLKQLSMQNCLSLFNHIAFLDRKEDVSTVFRAIGEGIVKKCKGLPLASKTLASLMRYKKTMKEWQDVLDSKIWDIEGFEQQVFQPLFLSYHDLAPAVRRCLLYCATFPKDYVFDKNILIELWMSQDYLHSRGNHEKEVIGQIFFDNLVMRSFFQDLVDDEFDKLTMRCKMHDIVHDFVQSLTEKECVIMELSGASNKTEPLVSNKLRHFTLMSAPEFPSSMSSQNYKNLRTLTTFNCKISAVDLKLISELRCLRTLNLSHNGLQELPQNIGDLIHLRYLDLSFNRSLKKLPTTLGNLFNLQTLRLLRCRALKELPKSMGKLISLRHLYIQFCDQLKYLPKGICRLTSLQTLDMCPVYGSEDDEAFKLGDLGSLDQLQGALTIKVLGDWKDANEAENARMWNKNNFFIWELMLAMRTT, from the coding sequence atgGTTCTCTATACCCTCTCATTGCTTTTGTTTGGTCAAGTCAGTAGGGTAATTCTTCGTCGTGATATTGCACTCATCATAAAAGATCTGAATGATAAGCTAACTGTCATTGCTAATCAAAGGCAAGCATATAACTTGCAATCCATAGAAAGAAGCGCGGAACAACCTGAGCGAAACAAGAGTTCATCTTTTGTTGATATATCCAAAGTTTTTGGTCGTGACAATGAAAAAGATATTTTGATAAGCAGATTGTTGAGTGAGAATAGTCAAGAAGAGAGGGCGCTCCTTGTCATCCCTATCATAGGCATGGGAGGAGTTGGTAAGACAACTCTTACCCAACGAGTGTATGATGATGAAAATGTTAAATCCCATTTTGAGATGAGAATATGGGTTTGTGTCTCAGACCCTTTTGATGAGATCAAGATTGCCAAAGCCATTACTGATGGTAATGGTGTTTCAAATTCAGATGAGTTAGAAGCTGTCTTGCAATGCATGTCTAAATCCATTGAGGGGAAAAAGTTTCTCCTTGTCCTAGATGATGTATGGACCCAAAATCATACAAAGTGGGAACAATTAGAGTTACCTTTAATGCAGAATTGTGGTCAAGGTAGTAGAATAATTGTGACCACAAGAAAAGAGGAGGTCGCTATTATAATGGGAGCAACCCCTCACATGATGCACTTGAAGCAGTTGAGTATGCAAAATTGCTTGTCATTGTTCAATCACATTGCGTTTCTTGATAGGAAAGAGGATGTGTCTACTGTCTTCCGAGCTATTGGTGAGGGAATTGTGAAAAAATGTAAGGGTTTGCCACTTGCTTCAAAGACTTTGGCGAGTCTCATGCGCTATAAGAAGACGAtgaaagaatggcaagatgttTTGGACAGTAAGATTTGGGATATAGAAGGGTTTGAACAACAAGTTTTTCAACCACTATTTCTCAGTTATCATGATTTGGCCCCTGCTGTCAGACGTTGTCTGTTATACTGTGCTACATTTCCAAAAGATTATGTGTTTGATAAAAATATCTTGATTGAGCTCTGGATGTCACAAGACTATCTTCATTCAAGAGGGaaccatgaaaaagaagtcATTGGTCAGATCTTTTTTGATAACTTAGTAATGCGCTCTTTCTTCCAAGATCTTGTGGATGATGAATTTGACAAGCTTACTATGCGTTGCAAAATGCATGATATTGTTCATGACTTTGTGCAGTCCCTCACTGAGAAAGAGTGTGTCATTATGGAGTTATCTGGTGCTAGCAACAAAACAGAGCCACTAGTGAGTAATAAGTTGCGCCATTTCACCTTAATGTCTGCACCTGAGTTCCCATCTTCTATGTCATCTCAGAATTACAAGAATCTGCGTACTCTCACAacttttaattgcaaaatttcTGCCGTAGACTTGAAGTTAATTTCAGAATTGAGATGTCTAAGAACATTAAATTTGAGTCACAATGGCCTCCAAGAGCTTCCACAGAACATTGGTGATTTGATACATTTGAGGTATCTTGACTTGTCTTTTAATCGTTCTTTGAAGAAATTACCCACCACTTTAGGTAATTTATTCAATCTGCAAACCTTGCGCCTTCTGCGCTGCAGGGCACTTAAAGAACTCCCTAAGAGCATGGGAAAGCTGATTAGCCTCAGACATCTTTACATTCAGTTTTGTGATCAGCTGAAGTACCTGCCAAAAGGGATTTGCAGATTAACAAGCTTGCAAACACTAGACATGTGCCCTGTTTATGGCAGTGAAGATGATGAAGCATTCAAGTTGGGGGATTTGGGAAGCTTGGACCAGCTTCAGGGTGCTCTCACCATAAAAGTTTTGGGGGATTGGAAGGATGCAAATGAGGCTGAGAATGCCCGTATGTGGAATAAAAACAACTTTTTTATTTGGGAGTTGATGCTTGCAATGAGGACAACATGA
- the LOC112167786 gene encoding UPF0051 protein ABCI8, chloroplastic — MASLLSNGISIFSPQPTSDPPKFPNPFHPNFLKLQTHFRPSSSRVVKVRADVSYDPTTTSPDPTNNSPAKLSTIEEFLRNRDYDKKFGFNIDIDSISIPKGLSRETICLISKIKEEPVWMLEFRLKAYEKFLTMKEPNWSDNRYPPVNFQDMCYYSAPKKKKSLNSLDEADPELLKYFDKLGVPLNEQNRLANVAVDAVLDSVSIATTHRKTLEEAGVIFCSISEAIKEHPDLVKEYLGKVVPPGDNYYAALNAAVFSDGSFCYIPKDVKCPMQISTYFRINALETGQFERTLIVAEDRSFVEYLEGCTAPSYDRNQLHAAVVELYCAEGAEIKYSTVQNWYAGDEEGKGGIYNFVTKRGRCAGVRSKISWTQVETGSAITWKYPSVVLEGDDSVGEFYSVALTNNYQQADTGTKMIHKGKNTRSRIISKGISAGNSRNCYRGLVQVFSQAENARNSSQCDSMLIGDNAAANTYPYIEVKNPTARIEHEASTSKIGEDQLFYFQQRGIDYEKAMAAMISGFCQAVFNELPDEFGSEVNQLIGLKLEGTVG, encoded by the exons ATGGCTTCTCTCTTATCCAACGGTATCTCCATCTTCTCTCCCCAACCCACTTCCGACCCCCCCAAGTTCCCAAACCCCTTCCACCCCAACTTCCTCAAGCTCCAAACCCACTTCCGACCCTCCTCCTCCCGCGTCGTCAAGGTCCGCGCCGACGTCAGCTACgaccccaccaccacctcccCCGACCCGACCAACAACTCCCCAGCTAAGCTCTCAACAATTGAGGAGTTTCTCCGCAACCGCGACTACGACAAGAAATTCGGGTTCAACATAGACATAGATTCGATTTCGATTCCCAAGGGGCTGTCGAGAGAGACCATTTGTTTGATCTCCAAGATTAAAGAAGAGCCGGTTTGGATGCTTGAGTTTCGTTTGAAAGCTTACGAGAAATTCCTGACCATGAAGGAGCCCAACTGGTCTGACAATCGATACCCACCTGTGAATTTTCAAGATATGTGTTACTATTCTGcgcccaagaagaagaagagcttgAATAGCTTGGATGAGGCCGACCCGGAATTGCTCAAGTACTTTGATAAGTTGGGTGTGCCTTTGAATGAGCAGAATCGGCTGGCGAATGTTGCGGTTGATGCAGTGTTGGACAGCGTCTCGATCGCCACGACGCATAGGAAGACTCTGGAGGAGGCTGGGGTGATCTTCTGTTCGATTTCGGAGGCGATTAAGGAGCACCCGGATTTGGTGAAGGAGTATTTGGGGAAGGTGGTGCCGCCTGGGGACAATTACTATGCTGCTTTGAATGCTGCAGTTTTTAGTGACGGCTCGTTTTGTTATATTCCGAAAGATGTGAAATGTCCTATGCAAATTTCGACTTACTTCAGGATCAATGCGCTGGAGACGGGGCAGTTTGAGAGGACTTTGATTGTGGCGGAGGATAGGAGTTTCGTGGAGTATTTGGAGGGGTGCACAGCTCCTTCTTATGACCGGAACCAGCTTCATGCCGCGGTGGTGGAGTTGTATTGTGCTGAGGGTGCGGAGATTAAGTACTCCACGGTGCAGAATTGGTATGCTGGGGATGAGGAAGGGAAGGGAGGGATATATAATTTCGTTACCAAGAGAGGGCGTTGCGCAGGGGTGAGGTCTAAGATATCTTGGACTCAGGTGGAGACAGGGTCTGCCATTACTTGGAAGTATCCGAGTGTTGTTCTGGAGGGTGATGATTCTGTGGGGGAGTTTTACTCGGTGGCTTTGACTAATAACTATCAGCAGGCAGACACAGGGACAAAGATGATACACAAGGGGAAGAATACAAGAAGTAGGATTATTTCAAAGGGTATATCAGCTGGGAATTCAAGGAACTGTTATCGGGGCCTTGTTCAGGTTTTTTCACAGGCAGAGAATGCTCGAAATTCCTCACAGTGTGATTCAATGCTTATTGGAGATAACGCTGCTGCCAACACCTACCCATACATTGAG GTCAAGAATCCCACAGCTCGCATTGAACACGAAGCCagtacctccaaaattggtgaGGACCAGCTATTTTACTTTCAGCAAAGGGGAATAGACTATGAGAAAGCCATGGCTGCCATGATATCTGGTTTTTGCCAGGCTGTATTCAATGAGCTTCCTGATGAGTTTGGGTCTGAGGTGAATCAACTGATTGGCTTGAAGCTTGAAGGAACAGTGGGGTAG